Proteins from a single region of Canis aureus isolate CA01 chromosome 26, VMU_Caureus_v.1.0, whole genome shotgun sequence:
- the C26H20orf173 gene encoding uncharacterized protein C20orf173 homolog isoform X1 — translation MVGKVEKSVCCLPQDMKHLWQIFVLWVFWVLIMWLMAPCLDPKPESPPQGKLMALVPRHCNCPWLKFRRSGCPSETLNASLSYQRVGERNRFATCYEKALEHLMGATESMTPDTVLWWLSRYPAPSPQSSFCCFQGMNSASGLGKMWEKLFKVIPRPSASHFHIYCGTCALMGHSQTLWGPGLTSNVHQPTAAFVMNEGCVQGFETVGNQATGHFIHPGNASNQGSWRKLLLLLLQFPGLVWTSDAPLEEDACFRFGSEKQEEGYQDWEGVNWTKSTKEILCAARKQEWKSATVWRVNSLSTPDTDQSPHKS, via the exons atggttggAAAG GTAGAGAAGTCAGTCTGCTGTCTGCCCCAGGACATGAAGCACTTGTGGCAGATTTTTGTCCTGTGGGTCTTCTGGGTACTCATCATGTGGCTGATGGCACCCTGCCTGGATCCCAAACCTGAATCGCCACCCCAGGGAAAACTGATGGCCTTGGTACCACGGCATTGCAACTGCCCTTGGCTCAAATTCAGGAGAAGTGGCTGCCCATCCGAGACACTAAACGCCTCCCTCTCTTACCAAAGAGTTGGAGAACGGAACCGATTTGCTACCTGCTATGAGAAGGCCCTGGAGCACCTGATGGGGGCAACAGAATCCATGACCCCTGATACTGTACTCTGGTGGTTG AGCCGATacccagctcccagcccccagTCTTCTTTCTGCTGTTTCCAGGGCATGAACTCAGCAAGTGGCCTTGGCAAAATGTGGGAAAAGCTGTTCAAGGTGATTCCCAGGCCCTCAGCGAGCCATTTCCATATCTACTGTGGGACTTGTGCTTTGATGGGGCACTCACAGACCCTGTGGGGCCCTGGCCTTACCAGCAACGTCCACCAACCCACTGCAGCCTTCGT GATGAACGAGGGCTGTGTCCAGGGCTTCGAGACAGTGGGGAACCAAGCCACGGGACACTTCATCCATCCCGGGAACGCCAGCAACCAGGGCTCCTGGAgaaagctgctgctgctgctgctgcagttTCCTGGTCTGGTGTGGACTTCAGATGCTCCGCTTGAGGAG GATGCCTGCTTCAGATTTGGATCAGAAAAGCAAGAAGAGGGATACCAAGACTGGGAGGGTGTTAATTGGACTAAGAGCACCAAGGAGATTCTATGTGCAGCACGGAAGCAGGAATGGAAGTCAGCTACGGTGTGGCGGGTGAACTCACTGTCCACACCCGACACCGACCAGAGTCCCCACAAGTCCTAG
- the C26H20orf173 gene encoding uncharacterized protein C20orf173 homolog isoform X2 — MKHLWQIFVLWVFWVLIMWLMAPCLDPKPESPPQGKLMALVPRHCNCPWLKFRRSGCPSETLNASLSYQRVGERNRFATCYEKALEHLMGATESMTPDTVLWWLSRYPAPSPQSSFCCFQGMNSASGLGKMWEKLFKVIPRPSASHFHIYCGTCALMGHSQTLWGPGLTSNVHQPTAAFVMNEGCVQGFETVGNQATGHFIHPGNASNQGSWRKLLLLLLQFPGLVWTSDAPLEEDACFRFGSEKQEEGYQDWEGVNWTKSTKEILCAARKQEWKSATVWRVNSLSTPDTDQSPHKS, encoded by the exons ATGAAGCACTTGTGGCAGATTTTTGTCCTGTGGGTCTTCTGGGTACTCATCATGTGGCTGATGGCACCCTGCCTGGATCCCAAACCTGAATCGCCACCCCAGGGAAAACTGATGGCCTTGGTACCACGGCATTGCAACTGCCCTTGGCTCAAATTCAGGAGAAGTGGCTGCCCATCCGAGACACTAAACGCCTCCCTCTCTTACCAAAGAGTTGGAGAACGGAACCGATTTGCTACCTGCTATGAGAAGGCCCTGGAGCACCTGATGGGGGCAACAGAATCCATGACCCCTGATACTGTACTCTGGTGGTTG AGCCGATacccagctcccagcccccagTCTTCTTTCTGCTGTTTCCAGGGCATGAACTCAGCAAGTGGCCTTGGCAAAATGTGGGAAAAGCTGTTCAAGGTGATTCCCAGGCCCTCAGCGAGCCATTTCCATATCTACTGTGGGACTTGTGCTTTGATGGGGCACTCACAGACCCTGTGGGGCCCTGGCCTTACCAGCAACGTCCACCAACCCACTGCAGCCTTCGT GATGAACGAGGGCTGTGTCCAGGGCTTCGAGACAGTGGGGAACCAAGCCACGGGACACTTCATCCATCCCGGGAACGCCAGCAACCAGGGCTCCTGGAgaaagctgctgctgctgctgctgcagttTCCTGGTCTGGTGTGGACTTCAGATGCTCCGCTTGAGGAG GATGCCTGCTTCAGATTTGGATCAGAAAAGCAAGAAGAGGGATACCAAGACTGGGAGGGTGTTAATTGGACTAAGAGCACCAAGGAGATTCTATGTGCAGCACGGAAGCAGGAATGGAAGTCAGCTACGGTGTGGCGGGTGAACTCACTGTCCACACCCGACACCGACCAGAGTCCCCACAAGTCCTAG
- the C26H20orf173 gene encoding uncharacterized protein C20orf173 homolog isoform X3: MVGKVEKSVCCLPQDMKHLWQIFVLWVFWVLIMWLMAPCLDPKPESPPQGKLMALVPRHCNCPWLKFRRSGCPSETLNASLSYQRVGERNRFATCYEKALEHLMGATESMTPDTVLWWLGMNSASGLGKMWEKLFKVIPRPSASHFHIYCGTCALMGHSQTLWGPGLTSNVHQPTAAFVMNEGCVQGFETVGNQATGHFIHPGNASNQGSWRKLLLLLLQFPGLVWTSDAPLEEDACFRFGSEKQEEGYQDWEGVNWTKSTKEILCAARKQEWKSATVWRVNSLSTPDTDQSPHKS, translated from the exons atggttggAAAG GTAGAGAAGTCAGTCTGCTGTCTGCCCCAGGACATGAAGCACTTGTGGCAGATTTTTGTCCTGTGGGTCTTCTGGGTACTCATCATGTGGCTGATGGCACCCTGCCTGGATCCCAAACCTGAATCGCCACCCCAGGGAAAACTGATGGCCTTGGTACCACGGCATTGCAACTGCCCTTGGCTCAAATTCAGGAGAAGTGGCTGCCCATCCGAGACACTAAACGCCTCCCTCTCTTACCAAAGAGTTGGAGAACGGAACCGATTTGCTACCTGCTATGAGAAGGCCCTGGAGCACCTGATGGGGGCAACAGAATCCATGACCCCTGATACTGTACTCTGGTGGTTG GGCATGAACTCAGCAAGTGGCCTTGGCAAAATGTGGGAAAAGCTGTTCAAGGTGATTCCCAGGCCCTCAGCGAGCCATTTCCATATCTACTGTGGGACTTGTGCTTTGATGGGGCACTCACAGACCCTGTGGGGCCCTGGCCTTACCAGCAACGTCCACCAACCCACTGCAGCCTTCGT GATGAACGAGGGCTGTGTCCAGGGCTTCGAGACAGTGGGGAACCAAGCCACGGGACACTTCATCCATCCCGGGAACGCCAGCAACCAGGGCTCCTGGAgaaagctgctgctgctgctgctgcagttTCCTGGTCTGGTGTGGACTTCAGATGCTCCGCTTGAGGAG GATGCCTGCTTCAGATTTGGATCAGAAAAGCAAGAAGAGGGATACCAAGACTGGGAGGGTGTTAATTGGACTAAGAGCACCAAGGAGATTCTATGTGCAGCACGGAAGCAGGAATGGAAGTCAGCTACGGTGTGGCGGGTGAACTCACTGTCCACACCCGACACCGACCAGAGTCCCCACAAGTCCTAG